TTCTTAACTTGGCGAGAAAAAAATATTAGATTAGTTGATACCGCAGGCTTAACCAAAGAGGGGCATAAGCGCGCCGGTTTAGAAAAGGCTAGCGGCGAACGCGCCTTGTCGGCTTTACATAAATCAGATTTAGTTTTATTTGTCTTAGATGTTTCTGAGCCGCTAACAAAACAAGATGCTCGCCTGGTTGGCGAAATAATTGCCCAAAGGAAAAGCTTAGTTTTGCTAGCAAATAAGTGGGACAAAATTAAACCTAAAGATGTTAAGGGTTGGACGCAAAAAATTTATAACCATTTCCCTTTTGCTGCTTGGGCGCCAATCAAATTTGTCTCGGCAAAAAGCGGTTTAAAAGTTCCGGAGCTTCTTGACCTAATTCTGGAGATAGCCGCGGCGCGGGAATTAAAAGTTTCCGATTCTCAATTACAAAAACTATTGGCAAAAATTGTTAAAATCCATTTGCCCGCCAAAGGTAAAGGTTTGAAAGCCCCGCGGATTTATGAATTTACTCAAACTCAAACTAATCCGCCAACCTTTAAGATTAGAATCGGCTCTAAAGATAATCTTCATTTTTCCTACGTCCGCTTTATGGAGAATCGGTTACGAGAAAAATATAATTTTATTGGAACACCAATAAAAATGGAGGTTGTGAATAACAAGCGCGTTCACAGTCTTAACTCTTAAAAGCCCCAGAAACCGCTGGGTTTTTTAAATATTTTTCTTTACTTTTTATTAAAGTTTTATTAGGGGAAAATTAAAGTCACTTAGTCTATAATAATTATATGAAAATCGTTATTGGTTTAGGCAACCCCGGAAAAGAATATGCCGCTAATCGCCACAACGTTGGTTGGATGGCGCTTGACCGTTTACTGGGGCCGGTAAAATGGGAGGACAATAAACGCCTGCGCTGCCAGATCTATCGACAAGGCGATTACTTGTATGCTAAGCCGCAAACCTTTATGAATAATTCCGGGGAAGCAGTCAGAAAAATTCTTAGCTATTACCAGCTGCTACCTAAAACTTTAGGGATTTTTAAAAAGACGGCCGCTGATTTAAGTGAAGTGCTGCTAGTAATTCATGATGATATTGATCAGAGTTTAGGACGCTACCGATTGACTAATGATTCTGGTAGTGGTGGCCATAACGGAATCAAATCAATTATTAATCATTTAAAAACCCAAAAATTTAAACGATTAAAAATTGGTGTGGCGAATGAGAAATTGCGCCACCAGATTCCCGCCGAACGATTTGTCTTAACTAATTTTTCCACGGCGGAAAAAGAGATTCTAA
This window of the Candidatus Parcubacteria bacterium genome carries:
- the pth gene encoding aminoacyl-tRNA hydrolase (Derived by automated computational analysis using gene prediction method: Protein Homology. GO_function: GO:0004045 - aminoacyl-tRNA hydrolase activity [Evidence IEA]; GO_process: GO:0006412 - translation [Evidence IEA]): MKIVIGLGNPGKEYAANRHNVGWMALDRLLGPVKWEDNKRLRCQIYRQGDYLYAKPQTFMNNSGEAVRKILSYYQLLPKTLGIFKKTAADLSEVLLVIHDDIDQSLGRYRLTNDSGSGGHNGIKSIINHLKTQKFKRLKIGVANEKLRHQIPAERFVLTNFSTAEKEILNETIDRALKEM